A region of Procambarus clarkii isolate CNS0578487 chromosome 22, FALCON_Pclarkii_2.0, whole genome shotgun sequence DNA encodes the following proteins:
- the LOC138367515 gene encoding protein trapped in endoderm-1-like: MMNGTVEESPDTTVPEAWIVAAQGWAWTVSCVGGVGNLVTISTIAHQLYLGRLWRRHYQCGHRAGRPVVALEGDTLLLLHLSFCDFLYCAVNLPLTAITYNYAIGLSDTVPSKSFCMCAGLFRYVNALAEWTTLGLLTVQRCVDLGRSRGARFFRPRLTLRFIVAIWLGSVLLQMNAIVKDQFNYDSTNYKCDMTNAKGRFYFFCLESLLPCCLMFTGSLSIIFQIWRNTRMLRAAGMAQDLVRQRFHRMLRSTALLLGLLLLYLICVIPVCVYRALTLADNINRVPLGIAIYMNYWTEYGINFLVYAASNANYRKAYKQFFKLILEQIWKSYKSLICNCSKSPSVLQLSSVIVRSGSVAILPLYSSLGFPESDLGADGGMLPPLGFHFLSSSSCNETLSHRGPTVIVEHF, translated from the exons ATGATGAACGGAACTGTGGAGGAGAGTCCTGACACCACAGTGCCTGAGGCGTGGATCGTGGCGGCTCAAGGGTGGGCGTGGACGGTGTCCTGCGTGGGCGGCGTCGGTAACCTtgtcaccatctccaccatcgCCCACCAGCTGTACCTCGGACGGTTGTGGAGACGACACTACCAGTGTGGCCACAGGGCCGGACGTCCAGTGGTCGCTCTGGAAGGTGATACATTACTTCTGCTGCACCTCAGCTTCTGTGACTTCCTCTACTGCGCCGTCAACCTTCCGTTAACAGCAATCACTTATAACTACGCCATCGGACTCTCAGACACGGTGCCCAGCAAGAGTTTCTGCATGTGTGCTGGGCTCTTCCGCTATGTCAACGCCCTGGCCGAGTGGACAACGCTTGGCCTGCTGACGGTTCAACGCTGCGTGGATCTGGGACGCTCCAGGGGCGCTAGGTTCTTCAGACCACGACTGACTCTCCGTTTCATCGTGGCCATCTGGCTGGGCAGCGTCCTTCTCCAGATGAACGCCATTGTGAAG GACCAGTTCAACTACGACAGCACCAACTACAAGTGCGATATGACCAATGCCAAGGGACGCTTCTACTTTTTCTGCCTGGAGTCCCTCCTGCCCTGCTGCCTCATGTTTACTGGCAGCCTCAGCATCATCTTCCAGATCTGGAGGAACACCAGGATGCTGCGAGCTGCTGGAAT GGCTCAGGACCTGGTGCGGCAGCGATTCCACAGGATGCTGAGGTCAACTGCTCTCCTGCTGGGGCTGCTGTTGCTCTACCTGATCTGCGTCATCCCCGTCTGCGTGTACAGAGCGCTCACGCTGGCTGATAACATTAACCGCGTCCCTCTCGGCATCGCCATCTACATGAATTACTGGACCGAGTACGGCATCAACTTCCTCGTCTACGCCGCCAGCAACGCCAACTACAGGAAGGCTTACAAGCAGTTCTTCAAACTGATTTTAGAACAAATTTGGAAATCGTATAAATCACTTATATGTAACTGTAGTAAAAGTCCATCTGTTTTGCAGCTATCATCTGTTATCGTTCGGAGTGGCTCTGTTGCCATTCTTCCTCTTTATAGCTCGCTGGGGTTCCCTGAGTCAGACCTTGGAGCCGATGGCGGCATGTTGCCTCCTCTCGGCTTTCACTTTCTGAGCAGCTCCTCCTGTAATGAAACTCTCTCTCACAGAGGTCCGACAGTCatagtagagcacttctag
- the LOC123761088 gene encoding protein trapped in endoderm-1-like, whose product MMNGTVEESPDTTVPEAWIVAAQGWAWTVSCVGGVGNLVTISTIAHQLYLGRLWRRHYQCGHRAGRPVVALEGDTLLLLHLSFCDFLYCAVNLPLTAITYNYAIGLSDTVPSKSFCTGAALFRYINALAEWTTLGLLTVQRCVDLGRSRGARFFRPRPTISFIVAIWLGSVLLQMDAIVQGQYNYDRTTYKCDYTSVKARIYFYCLESLLPCCLMFTGSLSIIFQIWRNTRMLRAAGMPKELVQQRFCRMLRSTALLLALLLLYLVCVIPVCVYSVVSIVTDDKHVPLGIAIFMNYWIQYGINFLVYAASNANYRKAYKQFFKLIVEQTWKTYKSLICNCSKSPSVLQLSSVIVRSGSVAILPLHSSLGFSESDPGADGCILPPLGFHFLSSSS is encoded by the exons ATGATGAACGGAACTGTGGAGGAGAGTCCTGACACCACAGTGCCTGAGGCGTGGATCGTGGCGGCTCAAGGGTGGGCGTGGACGGTGTCCTGCGTGGGCGGCGTCGGTAACCTtgtcaccatctccaccatcgCCCACCAGCTGTACCTCGGACGGTTGTGGAGACGACACTACCAGTGTGGCCACAGGGCCGGACGTCCAGTGGTCGCTCTGGAAGGTGATACATTACTTCTGCTGCACCTCAGCTTCTGTGACTTCCTCTACTGCGCCGTCAACCTTCCGTTAACAGCAATCACTTATAACTACGCCATCGGACTCTCAGACACGGTGCCCAGCAAGAGTTTCTGCACGGGTGCTGCGTTATTCAGATACATCAACGCCCTGGCCGAGTGGACAACGCTTGGTCTGCTGACGGTTCAACGCTGTGTGGATCTGGGACGCTCCAGGGGCGCTAGGTTCTTCAGACCACGCCCGACCATTTCCTTCATCGTGGCCATCTGGCTGGGCAGCGTCCTTCTCCAGATGGACGCCATCGTGCAG GGTCAGTACAACTACGACCGCACCACCTACAAGTGTGACTATACGAGTGTTAAGGCACGCATCTACTTCTACTGCCTGGAGTCCCTCCTGCCCTGCTGCCTCATGTTTACTGGCAGCCTCAGCATCATCTTCCAGATCTGGAGGAACACCAGGATGCTGCGAGCTGCTGGAAT GCCAAAGGAGCTTGTGCAACAACGTTTCTGCAGGATGCTGAGGTCTACTGCGCTCCTGCTGGCACTGCTGCTGCTCTACCTAGTCTGCGTGATCCCTGTCTGCGTCTACAGCGTGGTATCAATAGTCACCGACGATAAACACGTCCCTCTCGGCATCGCCATCTTCATGAACTACTGGATCCAGTACGGCATCAACTTCCTCGTCTACGCAGCCAGCAACGCCAACTACAGGAAGGCTTACAAGCAGTTCTTCAAACTAATTGTGGAACAAACTTGGAAAACATATAAATCACTTATATGTAACTGTAGTAAAAGTCCATCTGTTTTGCAGCTATCATCTGTTATCGTTCGAAGTGGATCTGTTGCCATTCTTCCTCTTCATAGCTCACTGGGGTTCTCTGAGTCAGACCCTGGAGCCGATGGCTGTATATTGCCTCCTCTCGGCTTTCACTTTCTGAGCAGCTCCTCCTGA